A window from Mya arenaria isolate MELC-2E11 chromosome 9, ASM2691426v1 encodes these proteins:
- the LOC128246274 gene encoding serine-aspartate repeat-containing protein F-like: MTRANDPDDDNDSDDGNDSDDDIDADDGIDADDDKKHADDDADDDNNNTDDDNDAVDHNSADDDDDAADYNDEGDDNNADDDSKAQDDNDAANDNNNTDDDNIADDDNNADENIDENGESVADDDNEADDDNNEYDKNDADDDKNADDDNNTDDDNDDYNADDINDSDDDIDDNDENDIDDNDADDNDSDDENDADDDKNADDVNNADDNIDADKTTKQMKTMRTKRRTQMTKTMHMTINGADDDNDNDNDEDHDADDNIDDNDADDDNNADDDNEADDDNDSDDDNGADNGMDADDDSDADDDNNADDGNDAHNYNHADDDNEADDDTNADENNNDDDDNTDDDNAQTTTTTQTTTSQMATAMQTTAMTQTTTNTQTTTTSQMMSTTPTTTTLQTTMTPITTSTQMSTTTQMTTTTQTTTMTQTTAMKQMTTTKQMTTMTQTTTMAQ; the protein is encoded by the exons ATGACCCGAGCCAATGACCCAGATGATGACAACGATTCAGACGACGGCAACGATTCAGATGATGACATCGACGCAGACGACGGCATCGAcgctgatgatgataaaaaaCACGCTGACGACGACGCagacgacgacaacaacaacacagacgACGACAACGACGCAGTCGACCACAACAGTGcagatgatgacgacgacgcaGCCGACTACAACGACGAAGGTGACGACAACAACGCAGATGACGACAGCAAAGCACAAGACGACAACGACGCAGctaacgacaacaacaacacagatGACGACAACATCGCAGATGACGACAACAACGCAGACGAAAACATCGACGAAAATGGCGAAAGCGTCGCAGACGACGACAACGAAGCAGATGACGACAACAACGAATATGACAAAAACGACGCAGACGACGACAAAAACGCAGATGACGACAACAACACAGATGACGACAACGACGATTATAACGCAGATGACATCAACGACTCAGACGACGACATAGACGACAATGACGAAAACGACATAGACGACAATGACGCAGACGACAACGACTCAGATGATGAAAATGACGCAGACGACGACAAGAACGCAGACGACGTCAACAACGCAGATGACAACATCGACGCAGACAAGACAACCAAGCAAATGAAGACAATGAGGACGAAGAGAAGGACTCAGATGACAAAAACGATGCATATGACAATAAACGGCGCAGACGACGACAACGAC AACGATAACGACGAAGACCACGACGCAGATGACAACATCGACGACAATGACGCAGACGATGACAACAACGCAGATGACGACAACGAAGCCGACGACGACAACGACTCAGATGATGACAACGGTGCAGACAACGGTATGGACGCAGACGACGACAGCGACGCAGACGACGACAACAACGCAGATGACGGCAACGACGCACACAACTACAACCACGCAGACGATGACAACGAAGCAGATGACGACACCAACGCAGACGAAAACAACAACGACGATGACGACAACACAGATGACGACAATGCGCAGACTACGACAACGACGCAGACGACAACGTCGCAGATGGCTACAGCAATGCAGACGACGGCTATGACGCAGACGACCACTAACACGCAGACGACGACAACATCGCAGATGATGTCAACGACGCCGACGACGACAACGCTGCAGACGACAATGACGCCGATAACGACATCAACGCAGATGTCGACAACAACGCAGATGACGACAACAACGCAGACGACCACAATGACGCAGACGACGGCAATGAAGCAAATGACGACAACAAAGCAGATGACGACAATGACGCAGACGACGACAATGGCGCAGTAG